In one window of Paraflavitalea soli DNA:
- a CDS encoding ABC transporter permease: MIKSYFTIAIRNLWRSKGFSAINVLGLAIGIATCVIIMLFVQHELSYDRYNKKADRMVRVVFRGHVKGEKMKEANVFPPVAQALKNDYPEVQEATRIYVGGSPLVSYKGKTFKESAFAYADSNFFQVFTLPFLEGDVHTALAAPNSMVITKALAVKYFGNESPIGKILEFKDWNAAYKITGLIDKVPENSHFHFDMFVSMANQDVARSTSWMRSGFFTYLVLPEGYNYKQLEAKLPAAVEKYMGPQLQQAMGLSLAEFRKGGNDVGLYLQPLPDIHLHSDFTNDFEAPGDIRYVYIFSAIALFMLLIACINFMNLSTASAGKRAKEVGIRKVMGSLKGQLVRQFLLESILLTLVALVLSIVFVKLALPVFNDIAGKNLRLDLLNNPWLLPGLLLLGLITSVLAGSYPAFFISSFKPVAVLKGQLTSGKKSAGLRSGLVVFQFFISITLMVSTAVVYSQLSFIQNKKLGYNKEQVLILPETWMLGQHNQQILRQQILQDPRAANVTGSWFLPAGPSNGNNFFIYEDKIAEQIKTLRYEVDYNYIPTLGMELVAGRNFSKDFGTDSAAVIVNETTVAAMGWGQHALDKVISHADNAGVKTSYRVIGVVKDFHFKSLHERISPLVMTLNDGYGTLIIKTKTKDIASLVTSIKSKWEQLGTGAPFNYTFLDDQFMKVYRAEQNTAYILGIFAGLTIFVACLGLFGLATFTARQRNKEISIRKVLGASVTGIVSLLSKDFLKLVAIAFVIAAPIAWYIMNQWLQDFEYRITITWWVFAVAALAAIVITLVTVSIQAIKAALSNPVKTLRSE; the protein is encoded by the coding sequence GTGATAAAAAGCTATTTTACGATTGCCATACGTAATCTCTGGAGAAGCAAAGGTTTCTCAGCCATCAACGTATTGGGATTGGCCATTGGTATTGCCACCTGTGTCATCATTATGCTTTTTGTGCAGCATGAATTAAGTTATGACCGCTACAATAAGAAGGCCGACCGCATGGTACGGGTAGTATTCCGCGGTCATGTGAAGGGAGAAAAAATGAAGGAAGCCAATGTCTTTCCCCCGGTAGCGCAGGCGCTGAAAAATGATTACCCGGAAGTGCAGGAAGCCACCCGTATATACGTTGGCGGATCGCCATTGGTCAGCTATAAAGGCAAGACATTCAAGGAAAGTGCTTTCGCTTATGCCGATTCTAATTTTTTCCAGGTGTTTACCCTGCCATTCCTGGAAGGGGATGTGCACACAGCTTTAGCAGCACCTAATTCGATGGTGATCACCAAGGCGCTGGCCGTAAAGTATTTTGGCAATGAAAGTCCCATTGGAAAAATACTGGAGTTTAAAGATTGGAATGCTGCCTACAAAATAACCGGCCTTATTGATAAGGTGCCGGAAAATTCACATTTTCATTTCGACATGTTTGTATCAATGGCCAACCAGGATGTTGCCCGGTCTACCTCCTGGATGAGGTCTGGTTTTTTCACCTACCTGGTTTTGCCGGAAGGGTATAATTACAAGCAACTGGAAGCCAAGCTGCCTGCTGCGGTAGAAAAATACATGGGACCACAATTACAGCAGGCCATGGGGCTGAGCCTGGCCGAGTTCAGGAAGGGCGGCAATGATGTAGGGTTGTACCTGCAGCCACTTCCTGATATACACCTGCATTCGGATTTTACCAATGATTTTGAGGCGCCCGGCGATATCCGCTATGTATATATTTTCAGCGCCATTGCTTTGTTTATGCTGCTGATTGCCTGTATCAATTTTATGAACCTGTCTACAGCCAGTGCCGGTAAGCGGGCAAAAGAAGTAGGCATACGAAAAGTAATGGGGTCGTTGAAAGGGCAATTGGTAAGACAGTTTTTACTGGAATCCATTTTGCTCACGCTTGTGGCCCTGGTATTATCGATCGTTTTTGTTAAACTGGCGTTGCCGGTATTTAATGATATAGCCGGTAAAAACCTGCGCCTGGACCTATTAAACAACCCGTGGCTCTTGCCAGGCTTATTGTTGCTGGGCCTTATCACCAGTGTATTGGCTGGTAGCTACCCGGCTTTCTTCATCTCTTCGTTTAAACCGGTGGCTGTATTGAAAGGACAGTTGACATCCGGCAAAAAAAGCGCTGGCCTGCGCAGTGGCCTGGTGGTTTTCCAGTTCTTTATTTCCATTACCCTGATGGTGAGTACGGCGGTTGTATACAGCCAGCTTTCTTTTATCCAAAACAAAAAACTGGGTTACAATAAAGAGCAGGTCCTCATCCTGCCGGAAACCTGGATGCTGGGACAACACAACCAGCAAATACTGCGGCAGCAGATATTGCAGGACCCCCGCGCTGCCAACGTAACGGGCTCCTGGTTTTTGCCAGCCGGCCCCTCCAATGGCAACAACTTCTTCATATACGAGGACAAGATTGCAGAGCAGATCAAAACGCTCCGGTATGAGGTAGATTATAATTATATTCCAACGCTGGGTATGGAACTGGTGGCGGGAAGAAATTTTTCAAAAGACTTTGGTACTGATTCTGCCGCTGTCATTGTGAATGAAACGACTGTTGCCGCCATGGGATGGGGGCAACATGCGTTGGATAAAGTGATCTCCCACGCTGATAATGCTGGTGTAAAAACCTCTTATAGGGTAATTGGTGTGGTGAAGGATTTTCATTTCAAATCATTGCATGAGCGGATCTCGCCCCTGGTCATGACGCTGAACGATGGTTATGGTACGCTCATCATTAAAACAAAGACCAAAGACATCGCTTCCCTGGTGACCAGCATTAAAAGCAAGTGGGAACAACTAGGTACGGGCGCTCCTTTCAATTATACTTTCCTGGATGACCAGTTCATGAAAGTATACCGGGCAGAACAGAACACCGCGTACATATTGGGCATCTTTGCCGGGCTCACGATTTTTGTAGCCTGCCTGGGATTGTTTGGCCTGGCTACTTTTACAGCCCGCCAACGGAATAAAGAGATCAGCATCCGGAAAGTGCTGGGCGCCAGTGTTACGGGTATTGTGTCTTTATTGTCAAAAGACTTCCTCAAGTTGGTGGCCATTGCGTTTGTTATAGCAGCTCCTATTGCCTGGTACATCATGAACCAATGGCTGCAGGATTTTGAATACCGGATCACTATTACCTGGTGGGTATTTGCCGTAGCGGCGCTGGCAGCTATTGTGATCACGCTGGTTACGGTAAGCATCCAGGCCATCAAGGCAGCCCTCTCTAATCCGGTAAAAACTTTGCGCAGCGAATAA
- a CDS encoding DUF2142 domain-containing protein: MTLSKFRIADTLSALQVLCTKLHAHLPYIYLLYALPAITLATWITPPFHVADEPHHFCRAEQISRGEIVALFYTDGSKEPRTIPDEKVLMRDIGGFTVNARLLDFSTIYMSIGPGEKPKVRRTHFENSKNIHWDREIGVLRFANTAIYPPTGYLVSAIVIIAGKLTNASILNTFYLARFVNGLVCALICFYALRLTKASRLLLFTVLLFPMTTSLFASVSQDGILISLAFLFFAIIGHVESSEEKHYNTKQLIMMVTAIVAISAARPPYFMFSFIFFFLHMNNTTRLTCFLASLAPVVLWGWLNEHNYAVVWAPPVLKINAPLQIKHILDDPLGFAGLFFKFDSTHLTRTTHEFIGVLGWKQLYLPDAFYRGALFSLLFAAAISTYYNVRERLRLRLRLALIGAAIAGGIAIMTVQYITWTALEATYLGGEQGRYFIPLFPAVALALAGFQKNIAIKKWHTPLFLGVIIFPFISNVVLVCQLIEGYYLTA; the protein is encoded by the coding sequence ATGACCTTATCCAAATTCCGGATAGCCGATACCCTGTCTGCTCTCCAGGTATTATGCACAAAACTGCATGCCCATCTTCCTTATATCTATTTGTTGTATGCATTGCCCGCCATCACTTTGGCAACATGGATCACCCCTCCCTTCCACGTCGCCGACGAGCCCCATCATTTTTGCAGGGCCGAACAAATATCAAGAGGTGAAATTGTAGCATTGTTTTATACAGATGGATCAAAGGAGCCGCGCACCATCCCCGATGAAAAGGTACTGATGCGGGATATTGGTGGATTTACCGTCAATGCCAGGTTATTGGATTTTAGTACAATTTACATGAGCATAGGTCCCGGAGAAAAACCCAAGGTGCGAAGAACCCATTTCGAAAACTCAAAGAACATTCACTGGGATCGGGAAATAGGCGTATTAAGATTTGCCAATACGGCCATATATCCGCCTACAGGTTACCTTGTTTCAGCAATCGTCATAATAGCAGGCAAACTAACCAATGCTTCCATTTTGAACACCTTTTACCTTGCGCGATTCGTGAACGGCCTTGTTTGCGCCCTGATCTGCTTTTATGCACTCCGGCTCACAAAAGCAAGCCGCCTGCTGTTATTCACAGTGTTGCTGTTTCCCATGACTACCTCTTTGTTTGCTTCCGTAAGCCAGGATGGCATACTGATCAGCCTTGCCTTTCTTTTTTTCGCCATCATTGGTCATGTAGAAAGCAGCGAAGAAAAGCATTATAACACAAAGCAATTGATCATGATGGTAACTGCTATCGTAGCCATCAGCGCAGCCCGGCCGCCTTACTTTATGTTTTCATTTATCTTTTTCTTTCTGCATATGAATAATACAACCAGGCTAACCTGCTTTCTTGCTTCATTGGCGCCTGTGGTCTTATGGGGATGGTTGAACGAACACAATTATGCCGTGGTGTGGGCGCCTCCCGTATTGAAAATTAATGCTCCGCTCCAGATAAAACATATTCTTGATGACCCTTTGGGGTTTGCCGGCCTGTTCTTTAAATTCGACTCCACACATTTAACGCGAACAACCCATGAGTTCATAGGTGTATTGGGTTGGAAACAGCTGTACCTGCCGGATGCTTTTTACAGAGGAGCTCTTTTCTCCCTTCTTTTTGCTGCAGCCATCAGTACCTATTACAATGTCAGGGAAAGGCTCAGGCTCAGGCTTAGATTGGCCCTTATTGGAGCAGCCATTGCAGGAGGAATTGCTATCATGACTGTTCAATACATAACCTGGACGGCACTGGAAGCGACTTACCTCGGAGGGGAACAGGGCAGGTATTTTATTCCGCTCTTTCCGGCCGTAGCACTCGCCCTTGCCGGTTTTCAAAAAAATATAGCTATTAAAAAGTGGCACACCCCGCTATTTTTGGGAGTGATCATTTTCCCTTTCATTTCCAATGTGGTATTAGTCTGTCAATTGATTGAGGGGTATTACCTGACAGCCTGA
- a CDS encoding NAD(P)H-dependent glycerol-3-phosphate dehydrogenase has product MRVGIIGSGSWATALVKILTDNKNPVHWYIRKEAVVKHLQQRHHNPHYLHSVYFDTSLLTLSTDIAAVVAASDCILIGVPSAYILETLQPLGKDAFKGKKIISAVKGILPQKNLLLNDYLAAEYELPQSDYFTVMGPCHAEEVAAEKLSYLTFSGVDVTFTEEIATYFKTEYINTIVNNDVYGVQYAAILKNIYALGSGIAHGLEYGDNFLSVLIANCADEMAGFLKKVGIQHIEVGIHEEDPVTHRRASNYSASVYLGDLLVTCYSLFSRNRTFGNMIGKGYSVRTTQLEMNMVAEGYYACKCMYDINQSVGAEMPIATAVYRILWENVKPGDGFKQIEQVLV; this is encoded by the coding sequence ATGAGAGTAGGTATTATTGGCAGCGGAAGTTGGGCAACGGCTTTGGTGAAGATCCTTACAGACAACAAGAACCCGGTTCACTGGTACATCCGCAAAGAGGCGGTTGTTAAACACCTGCAGCAGCGGCACCACAACCCTCATTACCTGCATTCTGTTTATTTTGATACTTCCTTATTGACCCTCAGCACAGATATCGCAGCCGTAGTAGCTGCCAGTGACTGTATCCTGATCGGCGTGCCCTCGGCCTATATCCTGGAAACCCTCCAACCCCTGGGCAAAGACGCCTTCAAAGGAAAAAAGATCATTTCTGCGGTAAAAGGCATCCTGCCACAAAAGAACCTGCTGTTGAATGATTACCTGGCGGCGGAATATGAGTTGCCCCAATCGGATTATTTTACAGTCATGGGCCCCTGCCATGCAGAAGAAGTGGCGGCAGAAAAACTCTCCTACCTGACTTTTTCGGGGGTGGATGTAACATTTACTGAAGAAATAGCGACTTACTTTAAGACAGAGTACATCAATACGATCGTGAACAACGATGTGTATGGGGTGCAATATGCCGCTATCCTGAAGAATATCTATGCATTGGGGTCGGGCATTGCGCACGGGTTGGAATATGGTGATAATTTCCTGAGCGTGCTGATAGCCAATTGTGCCGATGAAATGGCTGGTTTTCTTAAGAAGGTGGGCATTCAGCACATTGAAGTGGGTATCCATGAAGAAGACCCTGTTACCCACCGGCGAGCGTCCAATTATTCAGCTTCTGTGTACCTGGGCGACCTGCTGGTAACCTGTTATTCACTGTTTAGCCGTAACCGTACTTTTGGCAATATGATCGGCAAAGGATATTCCGTACGTACTACGCAGCTGGAAATGAATATGGTAGCGGAAGGTTATTATGCCTGTAAATGCATGTATGACATAAATCAATCGGTAGGGGCAGAAATGCCTATTGCCACGGCTGTATACCGCATATTATGGGAAAATGTTAAACCTGGCGATGGATTTAAACAAATAGAGCAGGTGCTGGTCTAA